Proteins from one Xiphophorus hellerii strain 12219 chromosome 8, Xiphophorus_hellerii-4.1, whole genome shotgun sequence genomic window:
- the slc26a1 gene encoding sulfate anion transporter 1, which translates to MEEVSPDTETPLAPQPPRLLERRVRQQQPAVAVLKSKLKNGLTCSGPKVRSTLMGFFPVVRWLPKYKLKEYIWGDVMSGVIIGIILIPQAIAYCLLAGVPPIYGLYTSFYANIIYFLMGTSRHVSVGIFSLMSLMVGQVVVREVFQAGFDLNEDSTPSPHELFNDTLDLNFTRKPELTVELMGMQLGKDSYAITVAAAITFLAGVYQILMAVFRLGFVSVYLSAPMLDGFATGASVTILTVQAKYLLGLKIPRHQGYGTVVVTWFNIFANIHKTNLCDLITSAICITILVAGKEIQDRYKDRLKIPLPTELVVVAGATLASHFGEFNTRYHSSVSGHIPTGFTPPQVPAFSIMPQVALDAIPLAIISFAFTVSLSEMFAKKHGYSVRPNQEMVAIGLCNVVPSFFHCFTTSAALAKTMVKDSTGCQTQVSSLISALVVLLVLLFFAPYFQALQKCVLACIIIVSLRGALRKFRDVPAKWRASRMDTIVWLVAMSATALISVELGLLVGIVFSMSCIIYKTQNPKVSLLGRVDDIDLYEDVEEYKNLTAPSRVKIFRFQAPLYFANKNSFLKSLYKAVGVEPFLELTKRKKAEKKEKDKSKKQAKTNGETTNFDVFVELVQKELEFHTIVLDCSAIPFIDSTGMATFKTLVKEYEEIGVSVLLACCNTSVIDVLQKGEFFGKNNKDISSLLFYTVHAAVLHANRAAEEKKAEDSVV; encoded by the exons ATGGAGGAGGTTTCTCCAGACACGGAAACCCCGTTGGCCCCCCAACCACCCCGGCTCCTGGAGCGGCGGGTTCGCCAGCAACAGCCGGCAGTTGCCGTTCTCAAATCAAAGCTGAAAAATGGCTTGACCTGCTCTGGCCCAAAGGTCCGGTCCACTCTGATGGGGTTTTTCCCCGTGGTGCGCTGGCTACCAAAATACAAGCTTAAAGAGTACATCTGGGGCGATGTGATGTCTGGGGTCATTATTGGGATCATTCTGATTCCACAGGCTATCGCATACTGCCTGTTAGCAGGAGTCCCACCCATTTATGGTCTGTACACCTCATTTTACGCTAATATCATCTACTTTCTCATGGGGACGTCCAGACATGTGTCTGTTGGGATCTTCAGCCTCATGAGTCTCATGGTGGGACAG GTGGTGGTTAGGGAGGTTTTCCAGGCTGGTTTTGATCTCAATGAGGACTCCACACCATCTCCTCATGAACTATTTAATGACACGCTGGACTTGAACTTCACTCGTAAACCCGAGCTCACCGTGGAGCTGATGGGTATGCAGTTGGGGAAAGATTCCTACGCCATTACCGTCGCAGCTGCTATTACATTTCTGGCTGGTGTCTATCAG ATTTTGATGGCGGTGTTTCGGCTGGGCTTCGTCTCCGTCTACCTCTCGGCCCCCATGCTCGACGGGTTTGCCACGGGAGCTTCTGTCACCATCCTAACTGTGCAGGCAAAATACCTGTTGGGTCTAAAGATTCCTCGTCATCAGGGCTACGGGACAGTAGTCGTTACCTGGTTTAACATCTTCGCCAACATTCACAAGACCAACCTGTGTGATCTCATCACAAGTGCCATCTGCATCACAATTTTAG ttgCTGGGAAAGAGATCCAGGACCGCTACAAGGACCGCCTAAAGATCCCCTTACCTACAGAGCTGGTTGTCGTAGCAGGAGCTACGCTTGCTAGCCACTTTGGGGAGTTCAATACCCGATACCACTCCAGTGTTTCCGGTCACATTCCCACAGGATTTACTCCACCTCAGGTCCCCGCATTCAGTATTATGCCACAAGTGGCACTGGATGCCATTCCTTTGGCAATCATTAG TTTTGCCTTCACCGTTTCACTGTCTGAGATGTTTGCAAAGAAACATGGATATTCAGTTCGTCCCAACCAGGAGATGGTGGCCATTGGACTGTGTAATGTCGTCCCCTCCTTCTTTCACTGTTTCACCACAAGCGCTGCGCTGGCAAAAACGATGGTGAAGGATTCAACTGGCTGCCAGACTCAG gTCTCGAGTCTGATCAGTGCCCTTGTCGTCCTTCTTGTCCTCCTCTTCTTCGCTCCATACTTTCAAGCACTTCAGAAATGTGTCCTTGCTTGCATCATCATTGTGAGCCTTCGGGGAGCACTGAGGAAGTTCAGGGATGTACCGGCCAAGTGGCGAGCCAGTCGAATGGACACCATTGTTTGGCTGGTTGCCATGTCAGCCACAGCTCTGATCAGCGTGGAGCTGGGGTTGCTTGTTGGCATTGTCTTTTCAATGAGCTGCATCATCTATAAAACCCAGAACCCAAAG gtcTCCCTCCTTGGCCGGGTCGACGACATTGATCTGTATGAGGATGTGGAGGAGTACAAGAATCTAACAGCCCCAAGTCGGGTTAAGATCTTCCGTTTCCAGGCTCCTCTGTACTTTGCCAATAAGAACTCTTTCCTCAAATCCCTCTACAAAGCTGTCGGAGTCGAACCTTTCTTGGAGCTGACAAAGAGGAAAAAGgcagagaagaaggaaaaagacAAGTCCAAAAAGCAAGCCAAGACAAATGGGGAGACAACCAACTTTGATGTCTTTGTGGAGCTTGTCCAAAAAGAATTAGAGTTCCACACTATAGTTTTAGACTGCTCAGCCATCCCTTTCATTGACTCAACAGGCATGGCCACTTTCAAAACGTTGGTTAAGGAATATGAAGAGATCGGTGTAAGTGTGCTTCTTGCATGCTGCAACACCTCAGTCATCGATGTTCTCCAGAAGGGAGAATTCTTTGGGAAGAATAACAAAGACATAAGTAGCCTGTTGTTTTATACAGTTCATGCTGCTGTTCTTCAtgcaaacagagcagcagaagaaaagaaggcTGAGGACTCTGTGGTGTAG